One Ureaplasma urealyticum serovar 8 str. ATCC 27618 genomic window carries:
- the rpmE gene encoding 50S ribosomal protein L31 produces MKDIHPVSKPCVYNCVTCKKEFVINSAAKNTEVAIEVCSNCHTFFIGKQNATTTLRGRAEKLNNRFEAGLNNINKKPEKKKVQGKSEPRKSLNEL; encoded by the coding sequence ATGAAAGATATTCACCCAGTAAGTAAACCATGTGTTTATAATTGTGTAACATGCAAAAAAGAATTTGTAATTAATTCTGCTGCAAAAAATACAGAAGTTGCAATTGAAGTTTGTTCAAATTGCCACACATTCTTTATTGGTAAGCAAAATGCAACTACAACATTACGTGGTCGTGCTGAAAAATTAAATAATCGTTTCGAAGCTGGTTTAAATAACATTAATAAAAAACCAGAAAAGAAAAAAGTACAAGGAAAATCTGAACCAAGAAAAAGTTTAAACGAATTATAG
- the prfA gene encoding peptide chain release factor 1 yields MEYNKKLYEAIERVAVKNKTLKQELETITSDFKKIKEINIQLKKTTKIAEAFAKYKQKIDAGIVAEELLNTEKDLELVELAQMDLDDAKASIPVIENELKIMLLPTDPNDDKNVIVEMRPAAGGDESSIFVGNLFDTYRAYTESNNWKMKIIEMTPNAVGFSFISFMISGEEVYSRMKFESGVHRVQRVPATESKGRVHTSTITVAVLPEQDEVDVVINPSDLRIDTYRASGAGGQHVNRTESAVRITHIPTGVVAACQEGKSQIENRETAMKMLRAKLWEAAQEQQNAEFANLRKNQVGTGDRSEKIRTYNYPQNRVTDHRISLTLNKLDQIMMGELDEIIDALIADEQTNLMANLGI; encoded by the coding sequence ATGGAATATAATAAAAAACTTTATGAAGCCATTGAAAGAGTTGCTGTTAAAAACAAAACCTTAAAACAAGAATTAGAAACAATTACATCAGATTTCAAAAAAATTAAAGAAATTAATATTCAATTAAAGAAGACTACCAAAATTGCTGAAGCATTTGCAAAATATAAACAAAAAATCGATGCTGGTATAGTTGCTGAAGAATTATTAAATACTGAAAAAGATTTAGAATTAGTTGAATTAGCTCAAATGGATTTAGATGATGCTAAAGCAAGTATTCCAGTAATTGAAAATGAACTAAAAATCATGTTATTACCAACTGATCCTAACGATGATAAAAACGTTATTGTTGAAATGCGTCCTGCAGCTGGTGGGGATGAATCTTCAATTTTTGTAGGTAATTTATTTGATACATATCGTGCATATACTGAAAGTAATAATTGAAAAATGAAAATTATTGAAATGACACCAAACGCTGTTGGTTTTAGTTTCATTTCTTTTATGATTTCAGGTGAGGAAGTTTATTCACGAATGAAATTTGAATCAGGAGTACACCGTGTACAACGAGTTCCAGCAACTGAATCTAAAGGGCGTGTACATACATCAACTATTACTGTTGCTGTACTTCCTGAACAAGATGAAGTTGATGTTGTAATTAATCCATCAGATTTAAGAATTGATACTTATCGTGCGAGTGGGGCTGGTGGACAACATGTTAATAGAACTGAATCAGCTGTAAGAATTACACATATTCCAACTGGAGTTGTCGCTGCCTGTCAAGAAGGTAAATCACAAATCGAAAATCGTGAAACAGCAATGAAAATGTTACGAGCCAAACTATGAGAAGCAGCTCAAGAACAACAAAACGCTGAATTTGCTAATTTACGAAAAAATCAAGTTGGTACAGGTGATCGTTCTGAAAAGATTCGTACTTATAACTATCCCCAAAACCGTGTTACTGACCATCGAATTAGTCTAACATTAAATAAATTAGATCAAATTATGATGGGTGAATTGGATGAAATCATCGACGCATTAATTGCTGATGAACAAACAAATTTAATGGCTAATTTAGGTATTTAA